Proteins encoded within one genomic window of Phototrophicus methaneseepsis:
- a CDS encoding serine/threonine protein kinase — protein sequence MNNKALACQNEYYHVGAIIDGLYELTDFVGSGGMACVYRAVEIGAPHPYAIKFLKAEYHNQAYLIRFFQNEASNMRDLAHPNIVRFYRFVNKEQYSYIIMDYIDGYALSEIIKRMYEQQRHIPLNEVVRIMTQVARALDTIHREGYVHRDIKPGNVLIQKEDGKAYLTDLGITTDAQTMVSGAGTIAYMSPEQAEDGMSDHRGDIYSYGIMLFEMLARQRPFSAAPGSSGRAAEQSLVDQHRESPIPNITDFREGLPPELNDIMKKALAKKAEDRYDSILKLAQDVHEALRPLLNQDMQDFTQITHLAKLQTLTTPAIDLGGNDRSGRMWRIIALVAMVALAVMIGGVAILNNNFSNAMMTPAGVAFVAETQAATTTSVPPTETETATATPTSTETPTATPTLTQTPTASPTPTDIPSLTPTVDDAVAAATVAPSPSPVPNLAAEAVSYSLVEGMNALAEPDNYAQLMLDTSPGDEMRYLRLGLVDGFRIELDIDNDDMGMIERYGIAFRMRDPDNYYLLRIDPVLNSWSVDKIIAGDERPEVREEGSFTTNDDSHVTLTGLGNIFMIKIGDSDLIPYVDSALPQGSAALWLSASGPIKLDALNVSLLGQDADIAQAIAPTPAPGIGDPYRYLREDVNRLLATNNVATSSVNCPEYIPVYEQLTRHQQSRSEDVQSLAQQIADAGQFIYTRCQAESPNAPLAFINEGQGYIDWEATLRAVLSQIQSDDETT from the coding sequence ATGAATAATAAGGCCCTGGCCTGCCAGAACGAATATTATCACGTGGGTGCCATCATCGACGGTTTATATGAACTGACGGATTTCGTTGGTTCCGGGGGTATGGCCTGCGTTTATCGTGCCGTTGAAATTGGCGCGCCTCATCCTTACGCCATTAAGTTCCTCAAGGCAGAATACCACAATCAGGCTTATCTTATTCGCTTCTTCCAGAACGAAGCCAGTAACATGCGCGACCTCGCGCACCCGAATATCGTGCGCTTCTACCGCTTCGTCAATAAAGAGCAGTACAGCTATATCATCATGGATTACATTGATGGTTATGCGCTGTCTGAGATTATCAAGCGCATGTATGAGCAGCAGCGTCATATCCCACTCAATGAAGTGGTGCGTATCATGACGCAGGTAGCCCGTGCGCTGGATACCATCCACCGCGAAGGCTACGTCCATCGTGATATTAAGCCAGGGAACGTGCTCATCCAGAAAGAGGATGGCAAAGCTTATCTAACCGACCTCGGCATTACAACAGATGCCCAGACGATGGTCAGTGGAGCGGGCACGATTGCCTATATGTCGCCGGAACAGGCCGAAGACGGCATGAGCGACCATCGCGGCGATATTTACTCTTACGGCATTATGCTCTTTGAGATGTTGGCCCGGCAGCGGCCTTTCAGTGCGGCCCCTGGCAGCAGCGGGCGCGCAGCAGAGCAATCTCTCGTTGACCAGCACCGAGAAAGCCCTATCCCCAATATCACGGATTTCCGCGAAGGGCTGCCGCCAGAACTCAATGACATTATGAAGAAGGCGCTGGCGAAAAAAGCAGAAGATCGCTATGACAGCATTCTCAAGCTTGCTCAGGATGTGCACGAGGCCCTGCGCCCCCTGCTCAACCAGGATATGCAGGACTTCACCCAGATTACGCACCTGGCGAAGCTGCAAACCCTGACGACGCCCGCTATTGATCTGGGCGGGAATGATCGCTCCGGGAGGATGTGGCGGATCATCGCGCTGGTGGCAATGGTCGCACTGGCTGTGATGATAGGCGGCGTCGCCATTTTGAATAATAACTTCAGCAATGCTATGATGACGCCTGCCGGGGTCGCCTTCGTCGCAGAGACACAAGCCGCTACGACCACGTCTGTTCCACCGACAGAGACTGAAACCGCAACGGCTACACCGACATCGACCGAGACGCCTACGGCAACGCCCACACTAACCCAGACACCAACAGCAAGCCCAACGCCGACTGACATCCCCTCGTTGACGCCCACCGTGGATGACGCCGTTGCCGCGGCGACTGTCGCGCCATCCCCATCACCTGTGCCCAACCTGGCGGCTGAGGCCGTGTCTTATAGCCTTGTGGAGGGTATGAATGCCCTGGCAGAGCCGGATAACTATGCTCAATTGATGCTGGATACCTCCCCTGGTGATGAAATGCGCTATCTGCGGCTGGGGCTGGTCGATGGCTTCCGTATTGAGTTAGATATTGATAACGACGATATGGGTATGATCGAGCGTTATGGCATCGCGTTCCGTATGCGCGACCCGGATAATTACTATCTGCTGCGCATTGATCCGGTGCTGAATAGCTGGAGCGTGGATAAGATCATCGCCGGGGATGAACGCCCAGAAGTACGCGAAGAAGGCAGTTTTACCACCAATGATGATTCTCACGTAACGTTGACGGGGCTGGGCAATATCTTCATGATTAAAATTGGGGATAGTGACCTGATTCCTTATGTCGACAGCGCCCTGCCACAAGGGAGTGCCGCCTTGTGGCTATCCGCAAGTGGGCCTATTAAGCTGGATGCACTTAACGTCTCTCTGCTTGGGCAGGATGCAGATATAGCGCAGGCGATTGCGCCGACCCCGGCCCCTGGCATCGGGGACCCTTACCGCTACCTGCGAGAAGATGTTAATCGCCTGCTGGCGACGAACAACGTGGCGACGAGTTCCGTTAACTGCCCGGAATACATCCCCGTCTATGAGCAGCTCACGCGTCATCAGCAAAGCCGCAGCGAAGATGTACAGTCGTTAGCCCAGCAGATCGCGGACGCGGGCCAATTCATCTATACGCGCTGCCAGGCCGAAAGCCCCAATGCGCCGCTGGCGTTCATCAACGAAGGCCAGGGTTACATTGATTGGGAAGCTACCCTGCGCGCTGTCCTCTCGCAAATCCAAAGCGATGACGAAACAACATAA
- a CDS encoding FmdB family zinc ribbon protein, producing MPIYTYRREDGTTFEIRQKFTDDALQIDPQTGQKVVRVVHAANIVFKGSGFYVTDNKSAHNAAGTNNENGKATSNGNGAANGSSSEGASSSTNGSAKAEASTSKSNGSSSASAPAGSE from the coding sequence ATGCCGATCTATACATATCGCCGCGAAGATGGCACGACATTCGAGATTCGTCAGAAGTTCACCGATGACGCGCTGCAGATTGATCCACAAACAGGCCAGAAGGTCGTTCGTGTGGTCCATGCTGCGAATATTGTCTTCAAAGGCTCCGGTTTTTATGTGACGGATAACAAATCCGCACACAATGCCGCTGGTACGAACAACGAAAATGGCAAAGCCACTAGCAACGGCAATGGCGCCGCAAACGGCTCTTCATCTGAGGGTGCTTCAAGTAGCACCAACGGCAGCGCCAAGGCGGAAGCCTCAACATCCAAGAGCAATGGCAGCAGCAGTGCCTCTGCACCTGCTGGTAGTGAATAG
- a CDS encoding CPBP family intramembrane glutamic endopeptidase — MENIASHAQRRTSETLVAVWLLMLTASILPDILFNEFLTLSLPNLLWIKLGLLLLAIGGSFIWDVLKPTRFFTIFLVLLLLIESLRAMILESPDWQGYFGGSSPTFTEWMLGNQLLRVGAALLMIGMLFIWRGKSGLVYVKPGRLHAEVQPIPLLGIKAGEITWARFGWLAALAIGAGTAVFLFANGTLQADALTDLLPLMPFDLLFAAMNAFAEEVSYRAVLLAPLKAVVSPHQAVVLTALFFGIAHFYGVPYGVLGVVMATILGWLLSKSMIETEGIFWPWVIHFVQDVLIFSFMALGFVVPGG; from the coding sequence ATGGAAAACATCGCTTCTCATGCACAACGGCGGACAAGTGAAACCCTTGTTGCTGTATGGCTCTTGATGCTAACAGCTTCTATCCTGCCCGATATCCTCTTCAATGAATTCCTCACGCTGTCGCTGCCGAATTTGCTCTGGATCAAGCTGGGGTTATTGCTGCTGGCGATTGGCGGGAGCTTTATCTGGGATGTGTTGAAGCCAACACGATTCTTCACCATCTTTCTGGTACTTTTACTGCTGATAGAAAGCCTGCGGGCCATGATCCTGGAATCACCCGATTGGCAAGGCTATTTTGGTGGCAGCAGCCCGACCTTTACGGAGTGGATGCTGGGTAACCAGCTTTTGCGCGTAGGGGCTGCGCTATTGATGATCGGGATGTTATTCATCTGGCGGGGTAAATCTGGCCTTGTTTACGTCAAACCTGGGCGTTTGCATGCGGAAGTCCAACCCATCCCCTTGTTGGGCATTAAAGCCGGGGAGATCACCTGGGCGCGCTTTGGCTGGTTGGCCGCGCTTGCGATTGGGGCCGGTACAGCGGTGTTCCTATTTGCAAATGGCACGCTCCAAGCGGATGCACTCACGGATTTACTGCCCCTGATGCCCTTCGACTTGCTCTTTGCGGCGATGAATGCCTTTGCTGAAGAAGTCAGTTACCGGGCTGTGCTATTAGCGCCGCTGAAAGCAGTGGTCAGTCCACATCAGGCGGTGGTGCTGACGGCGCTGTTCTTTGGCATTGCGCATTTTTATGGCGTGCCTTATGGCGTCCTGGGCGTGGTCATGGCGACGATCCTAGGCTGGCTGCTGAGCAAAAGCATGATCGAAACAGAGGGCATCTTCTGGCCGTGGGTCATCCACTTTGTGCAGGATGTGTTGATATTCTCATTTATGGCGCTCGGCTTTGTCGTACCCGGTGGTTAA
- the rplA gene encoding 50S ribosomal protein L1: protein MSSHGKRYVEAVKQYDKMEEYPLNEAIELVKKMATAKFDETVEMHFRLGIDPRHADQQVRSTVMLPHGLGRSVRILVFAEGDAAKAAEEAGADIIADDAIIARIQNEGWLDFDAAVAVPQMMGKVGRIARILGPRGLMPNPKAGTVVQPDDMGRVIEELKAGRVEFRNDKTANLHLPIGKASFDLDKLQENAAAALDAVKSQEPSTVKGLYIRKMVVTSTMGPGVRVNV from the coding sequence ATGAGTAGTCACGGTAAACGTTACGTAGAAGCCGTTAAGCAGTACGACAAGATGGAAGAATATCCGCTTAACGAAGCGATTGAGCTCGTCAAGAAAATGGCGACCGCTAAGTTCGATGAAACAGTGGAAATGCACTTCCGCCTTGGCATCGACCCGCGCCATGCAGATCAACAGGTCCGTAGCACAGTGATGCTGCCCCACGGCCTGGGCCGCTCCGTGCGCATCCTGGTCTTTGCAGAAGGCGACGCCGCCAAAGCCGCTGAAGAAGCGGGTGCGGATATCATCGCTGACGATGCTATTATCGCCCGCATCCAGAACGAAGGCTGGCTGGACTTCGACGCTGCGGTTGCAGTGCCGCAGATGATGGGTAAAGTGGGTCGTATTGCTCGTATCCTTGGCCCGCGTGGTTTGATGCCAAACCCCAAGGCCGGTACCGTGGTTCAGCCAGATGACATGGGCCGCGTGATCGAAGAACTGAAGGCTGGTCGTGTGGAATTCCGCAACGACAAAACCGCCAATCTGCACCTGCCGATTGGTAAAGCCAGCTTCGACCTGGATAAGCTGCAAGAAAATGCAGCCGCAGCCCTCGACGCTGTGAAGTCACAGGAACCTTCCACCGTGAAGGGCCTGTACATCCGCAAGATGGTCGTGACCTCGACCATGGGACCTGGCGTCCGCGTCAACGTCTAA
- the rplK gene encoding 50S ribosomal protein L11, with product MAKKIKAIVTLQIPAGKANPAPPIGPALAQHGVNLMGFVKDYNARTANRIGEIVPAEITIFQDGSFRFILKSPPTAFLIKKAAGVAKGAGNSVTETVGKLTRQQVREIAEQKFEDMNALDIEAAMKQVEGTCRNMGIEVVD from the coding sequence ATGGCAAAGAAAATCAAAGCAATTGTTACGCTGCAAATCCCGGCAGGTAAAGCCAACCCGGCCCCGCCAATTGGTCCTGCTTTGGCCCAGCATGGCGTTAACTTGATGGGGTTTGTGAAGGACTACAACGCCCGTACCGCAAACCGTATCGGTGAAATCGTCCCGGCAGAAATTACCATCTTCCAGGATGGCTCGTTCCGCTTCATTCTGAAGAGCCCGCCAACTGCCTTCTTGATCAAGAAAGCCGCAGGCGTGGCCAAAGGCGCAGGCAACTCCGTGACGGAAACCGTCGGTAAGCTGACTCGCCAGCAGGTGCGCGAGATTGCCGAGCAGAAGTTCGAAGACATGAACGCGCTCGACATCGAAGCCGCCATGAAGCAAGTCGAAGGTACCTGCCGTAATATGGGTATCGAAGTTGTCGACTAA
- the nusG gene encoding transcription termination/antitermination protein NusG, which translates to MADENIFPMPEGAEAAQQENYTEAQLNQDTDYDPQPVFMDDGNDPADDVNIVLDDGTGTQEDEQRNWYVVHCYSGYENKVRHAIEQRIETMGMRDRIFDVIIPTEEEIEVKDGKRKTVEKRVFPGYILVEMVLDEDSWYVVRNTPGVTGFVGMGNDPTPLREEEVKAIMDRMDDASGPTVRADFKIGQKVRIVGGPFNDFIGTVNSIDSDKLKVRVMVDFFGRETPVELGFLEVEKV; encoded by the coding sequence ATGGCAGACGAGAACATTTTCCCGATGCCGGAAGGCGCTGAAGCAGCGCAGCAAGAAAACTATACCGAGGCACAGCTCAACCAGGATACGGATTATGATCCGCAGCCTGTGTTCATGGATGACGGCAACGACCCGGCAGATGATGTCAACATCGTGCTGGATGACGGTACGGGCACCCAGGAAGACGAGCAGCGCAATTGGTACGTGGTGCATTGCTACAGCGGCTACGAAAACAAGGTGCGCCACGCGATTGAGCAGCGTATCGAAACAATGGGTATGCGCGACCGTATCTTCGATGTCATTATTCCGACGGAAGAAGAAATCGAAGTCAAAGATGGTAAGCGCAAGACCGTTGAAAAGCGCGTTTTCCCTGGCTATATCCTGGTCGAGATGGTCCTGGATGAAGATAGCTGGTATGTGGTGCGTAACACCCCTGGCGTGACGGGCTTCGTCGGTATGGGGAACGACCCCACGCCCCTGCGCGAAGAAGAAGTCAAAGCGATCATGGATCGTATGGACGATGCGAGCGGGCCGACAGTCCGTGCCGACTTCAAAATCGGCCAGAAGGTGCGTATCGTGGGTGGGCCGTTTAACGACTTCATCGGCACAGTTAACTCGATTGACTCCGATAAGCTTAAGGTCCGCGTCATGGTCGATTTCTTCGGTCGCGAGACGCCTGTTGAATTGGGCTTCTTAGAGGTCGAAAAAGTCTAG
- the secE gene encoding preprotein translocase subunit SecE has protein sequence MAAEKTVEEKQNKRRRRRQAEEEEEVLGKGRVTPGRRNKSEEKTEGNFITRPFLALVNYFQDVSAELDKVSWPTREEALRLARIVLIVTVASSIVLGGLSILAAALLDFGLMNEIVFVVAFVGIVAGAFVAMRRGLL, from the coding sequence ATGGCTGCTGAAAAAACAGTGGAAGAAAAGCAAAACAAGCGCCGCCGTCGCCGGCAGGCTGAAGAGGAAGAAGAAGTCCTCGGCAAAGGGCGCGTGACGCCGGGCCGTCGTAATAAGAGCGAAGAAAAAACGGAAGGCAACTTCATCACACGCCCATTCCTGGCGCTGGTGAATTACTTCCAGGACGTCAGCGCGGAACTGGATAAGGTGAGCTGGCCGACACGGGAAGAGGCGCTGCGTTTGGCACGCATTGTGCTAATCGTCACTGTCGCGTCCTCTATTGTCCTGGGTGGCCTGAGTATCCTGGCTGCAGCGCTTCTCGACTTCGGCTTAATGAATGAAATCGTGTTTGTAGTGGCCTTTGTGGGGATTGTTGCAGGTGCTTTCGTGGCGATGCGGCGCGGGTTGCTGTAA
- the rpmG gene encoding 50S ribosomal protein L33, which yields MAKKGSRILVKLRSTESGHMYYTFKNRMNTQARLELRKYDPIVRKHVVYRETK from the coding sequence ATGGCAAAAAAAGGTAGTCGCATTCTGGTGAAGCTGCGCAGCACTGAAAGCGGTCATATGTATTACACATTCAAGAACCGCATGAACACGCAGGCTCGCCTGGAACTACGCAAATATGATCCTATCGTACGCAAGCATGTGGTCTATCGCGAGACCAAATAA
- a CDS encoding YdeI/OmpD-associated family protein — protein sequence MTDEVPIIAFETETDFEQWLVSNHADAKALWMKIAKKASPYSTIDYQQALTLALCYGWIDGVKNKLDENYFLQRFTPRRPKSKWSRINREKAEVLMAEGRMHTAGLNEVEQARADGRWDAAYESSSRITVPEDFQAMLDEHPQAQAFFDTLSSTNRYAILYRLSTVKKEETRQRNMAKFLAMLLAKETIY from the coding sequence ATGACAGATGAGGTGCCCATAATCGCCTTTGAAACAGAAACTGATTTTGAGCAATGGTTGGTGTCGAACCATGCGGATGCAAAAGCGCTGTGGATGAAGATCGCTAAGAAGGCCTCGCCTTATTCAACGATTGATTATCAGCAGGCTTTGACGCTGGCGTTGTGCTATGGCTGGATTGATGGGGTGAAGAATAAGCTCGATGAGAATTATTTTTTGCAGCGTTTTACGCCCCGGCGGCCTAAGAGTAAGTGGTCGCGCATCAACCGCGAAAAGGCCGAGGTCTTGATGGCAGAAGGGCGGATGCACACAGCGGGCCTGAACGAAGTTGAACAGGCCAGGGCAGATGGTCGTTGGGATGCTGCCTATGAATCCTCAAGCCGCATCACCGTGCCGGAGGACTTCCAGGCGATGCTGGACGAGCATCCTCAGGCACAGGCATTTTTTGATACGCTCAGTAGTACCAACCGATATGCTATTCTCTACCGCCTCTCCACAGTCAAAAAAGAAGAAACACGCCAGCGCAATATGGCGAAGTTCCTCGCTATGCTGCTCGCCAAAGAAACGATTTATTAG
- a CDS encoding dienelactone hydrolase family protein — protein sequence MFDLKVMDKKIHTKMHVRWFVVFLLLMWAMVPLQAQDDTDDDMTDDDVVMDAMLTSEGGDVLITSGGQDYESYLAAPSVPGTYPGIVLIHSFNGLEQGYRDMTDQFAAEGFVVLAVGWQTFEREPSDETMMQLVDDSVAFLMARDDVDPERLGLTGFCAGGRYTMRYLPQMAAFGAGVAWYGFPNAGSPSGMDLVDQLESPMLIIHGTEDQPSPIADIYSYATALADAGKSFELKVYQGEPHGFMLVDGQLRTDEVAMSAFDEMVSYFRRKL from the coding sequence ATGTTTGATCTTAAAGTGATGGATAAAAAGATTCATACAAAGATGCATGTTCGTTGGTTCGTCGTTTTCCTGCTGCTGATGTGGGCTATGGTGCCGTTGCAAGCCCAGGATGATACAGATGATGATATGACGGATGACGATGTCGTCATGGACGCGATGCTGACCTCTGAAGGTGGTGACGTGCTCATTACCAGCGGCGGCCAGGATTATGAATCTTATCTGGCGGCACCCTCGGTCCCCGGCACGTATCCCGGTATTGTCTTGATTCACTCCTTTAACGGCCTGGAACAGGGCTACCGTGATATGACGGATCAATTCGCAGCAGAGGGCTTTGTGGTGCTGGCAGTCGGCTGGCAGACCTTCGAACGAGAGCCCAGTGACGAAACCATGATGCAGCTCGTTGATGATAGCGTGGCTTTCCTCATGGCGCGTGATGATGTGGACCCGGAGCGTTTGGGCCTGACGGGCTTTTGTGCGGGTGGCCGCTATACCATGCGCTATTTACCCCAGATGGCGGCCTTTGGCGCGGGTGTGGCGTGGTATGGCTTCCCAAATGCGGGCAGCCCCTCCGGCATGGACCTTGTTGATCAGCTAGAATCGCCCATGCTCATCATCCATGGTACGGAAGATCAGCCCAGCCCTATTGCCGATATTTACAGCTACGCCACAGCGCTGGCTGATGCAGGCAAATCGTTCGAACTCAAAGTATATCAGGGTGAGCCGCACGGCTTTATGCTCGTTGATGGGCAATTGCGTACCGACGAAGTCGCTATGAGTGCCTTTGACGAGATGGTCAGTTACTTCCGTCGCAAGCTCTAG
- a CDS encoding threonine ammonia-lyase — translation MLKLADIIHAERRIRPYLQPTPLEAAPDLGSEVYLKLENANKTHSFKVRGALNAVLALDEAARSRGLIAASSGNHAQGLAYAAQLVGAQATILMPKHTPQKKVNGVRRFGAQAVLFGDYYDQTEAEARRRERDEGLTYVSPYNDPFIIAGAGTIGLEIARSLPEVARVVVPLSGGGLMSGVALAIDALCPQAQIIGVNATSAPAFYNRRTNSDLPQQWDTLAEALSGDIEAGSITIPMVADLVDDIVLVSEAQIAGAMRWLLDVQGWLVEGGGAVGVAAMLHEVIPNDGRQTAIVVSGGNVDITTLQQILT, via the coding sequence ATGCTGAAGTTGGCAGACATCATCCATGCAGAACGCCGCATTCGCCCCTATTTGCAGCCCACACCTCTGGAAGCCGCACCTGATCTCGGCAGCGAGGTCTACCTCAAGCTAGAAAATGCCAATAAGACGCATTCGTTCAAAGTACGGGGTGCGCTCAATGCGGTGCTGGCACTCGATGAAGCCGCCCGGTCACGCGGGTTAATCGCCGCGAGTTCTGGCAATCACGCCCAGGGGCTAGCTTATGCGGCACAACTTGTCGGCGCGCAAGCTACAATCCTGATGCCCAAACACACGCCCCAGAAGAAAGTCAACGGCGTGCGGCGTTTTGGCGCGCAGGCTGTGCTATTCGGCGATTATTATGACCAGACAGAAGCCGAAGCCCGCCGCCGTGAGCGCGACGAAGGTCTGACGTATGTCTCGCCCTATAACGATCCCTTTATCATTGCAGGGGCGGGGACCATCGGCCTTGAAATCGCCCGATCCTTACCGGAAGTCGCGCGTGTGGTGGTCCCGCTGAGCGGCGGCGGGCTGATGAGCGGCGTTGCCCTGGCGATTGACGCACTATGCCCGCAGGCTCAGATTATCGGCGTGAATGCCACATCTGCCCCCGCCTTTTACAATCGCCGCACTAACAGCGACCTGCCGCAACAGTGGGATACCCTGGCAGAAGCGCTCTCCGGCGATATTGAAGCAGGCAGCATCACGATCCCCATGGTGGCAGATCTGGTTGATGACATCGTGTTGGTGAGCGAAGCACAGATCGCGGGTGCGATGCGTTGGTTGCTCGATGTACAGGGCTGGCTGGTAGAAGGCGGCGGCGCGGTTGGCGTGGCAGCGATGTTGCATGAGGTTATCCCCAACGATGGCCGACAAACAGCAATCGTCGTCAGCGGCGGCAACGTCGATATCACCACCCTACAGCAGATACTCACCTAA
- a CDS encoding GNAT family N-acetyltransferase translates to MHRMLLEIPTCYETKRLIVRAYRAGDGAAYWEMARRNVKHLFPFEADNPVRSLQSEEEAESLVREFAAQWALRKHFFFGAWDRETGAFVAQIYVGASNWDLPEFELGYFVDIDHEGRGYVTEAAQGALAFIFDHLQAQRVLLRCSDANPRSARVAERCGLVLEAHLRQNLKLADGRLCGEYYFGLLRDEYIQQSQETGAALI, encoded by the coding sequence ATGCATCGAATGCTTTTAGAAATCCCGACTTGTTATGAGACAAAACGGCTCATCGTCAGAGCTTATCGGGCCGGTGATGGTGCCGCCTATTGGGAAATGGCCCGGCGCAATGTGAAACACCTTTTTCCTTTCGAAGCGGATAACCCGGTTCGGTCCTTGCAATCAGAAGAAGAAGCGGAAAGCCTCGTGCGTGAATTCGCGGCCCAATGGGCGCTGCGTAAACACTTCTTCTTCGGTGCGTGGGACCGTGAGACAGGCGCTTTCGTCGCACAGATTTACGTTGGTGCGTCAAATTGGGACCTGCCGGAATTTGAACTGGGTTATTTTGTGGATATTGACCACGAAGGGCGCGGCTACGTCACAGAAGCGGCCCAGGGTGCCCTGGCGTTCATCTTCGACCATCTACAGGCGCAGCGTGTACTGCTGCGGTGCAGTGATGCCAATCCGCGTAGTGCCCGTGTGGCTGAGCGCTGCGGCTTGGTGCTGGAGGCACACCTGCGTCAGAATCTCAAGTTGGCCGATGGGCGGCTCTGTGGCGAATATTATTTTGGCTTGCTGCGCGATGAATATATACAGCAAAGCCAAGAAACAGGGGCAGCGCTCATTTAG
- a CDS encoding SH3 domain-containing protein has protein sequence MRTTRRLFIPALVLSLALLLVLSVIVIQAQQFGSTWLGQYFTNPDLSGSPYLSKIDTQVNFNFGDSSPIPNTGIPADGFSVRWTTQEYLAPGYYRFYLSADDGARAIVNGTTIIDFYSNTGTQQTQVADVYVDATTEITLVVEYADRAGAAMVQFFWEPAALIASPTAGPSPTPTATGLPPIPAGALTATVIRASVLNIRDAPSLGGGRIARILRGQTYQVVGRNDDATWFLLELGGYTGWAYGYYLYFNFNEFTAPVRSATTLYGLPSGYSDTGVLVQALAGMKLRSAPNVFAEQTGRITWGSFLPVVARTSGGDWYQVLWKGTVGWVFTGYLKQVEGDMNNVPVVNP, from the coding sequence ATGAGGACGACTCGACGCTTATTCATACCTGCACTGGTGCTGAGCCTGGCCTTGCTGCTGGTCCTTTCTGTAATCGTGATTCAGGCGCAACAATTCGGTTCGACCTGGCTTGGGCAGTATTTTACGAATCCTGACCTGAGCGGCAGCCCCTATCTATCTAAAATTGATACACAGGTCAACTTCAACTTTGGCGATAGCAGCCCCATCCCCAACACAGGTATCCCTGCTGATGGCTTCAGTGTCCGCTGGACGACGCAGGAATATCTCGCACCGGGATACTATCGTTTTTACCTGAGCGCTGATGATGGCGCGCGGGCCATCGTTAACGGCACGACTATTATTGATTTTTATAGTAATACAGGCACACAGCAAACCCAGGTGGCAGATGTTTACGTCGATGCCACAACAGAAATTACGCTCGTTGTGGAATATGCTGACCGTGCGGGTGCGGCGATGGTGCAATTTTTCTGGGAGCCTGCTGCGCTGATCGCTTCGCCGACGGCTGGCCCCAGCCCGACGCCGACCGCCACGGGCCTGCCGCCCATCCCTGCCGGTGCCCTGACGGCGACAGTCATCCGTGCGAGCGTGTTGAACATCCGCGATGCACCTTCGCTCGGTGGTGGCCGCATTGCTCGTATTTTGCGCGGGCAGACGTATCAGGTTGTGGGCCGCAACGATGACGCGACATGGTTCTTGCTGGAACTTGGCGGTTACACAGGCTGGGCTTATGGCTACTATCTCTACTTCAACTTTAACGAGTTCACGGCACCTGTTCGCAGTGCGACGACGCTATATGGCTTGCCCTCTGGCTACAGCGATACCGGGGTGCTGGTCCAGGCCCTCGCTGGTATGAAGCTGAGATCCGCGCCGAATGTCTTCGCAGAGCAGACAGGGCGCATTACCTGGGGTAGCTTCTTGCCGGTTGTGGCACGTACTTCTGGCGGGGATTGGTACCAAGTCCTCTGGAAGGGCACCGTGGGGTGGGTCTTCACGGGCTACCTTAAGCAGGTGGAAGGCGATATGAACAACGTGCCTGTTGTGAATCCTTAG